In the Archocentrus centrarchus isolate MPI-CPG fArcCen1 chromosome 19, fArcCen1, whole genome shotgun sequence genome, ttcatattacttaaaatggcctagaatgtgaacattacttgttaatgctgagtagactgtactttttgatggtctatcttattgtaatcatgtgtttgagttcaaacaacttaatatcatcaagttttgcacctgctaaataTACCagttataccagttttaacagactggattaatgcgCAGCTGCATGGATATGATGGTTAGcaatgctgcctcacagctagaatagctatctgatagtctgggttcaattccactttagcctgggactcttgctgtgtggagtttgtatgttctccctgtgtctgtgtgggtttcctcccacaatctgaagacatccagttactggggttaggttaattggtctctctaaattgcccacaggtgtgaatggttgtctgtgtcagccctgcaacaggctggtgacctgtatggggtgtaacctgcatcttactgccttgtcagctgggataggctccagccccccccacccccacacaaccatgaaaaggatagggggattgattgatcaaaagacattttattttttcatgaactataaaagataagtttggtcaattagaacatacaatttggttcaattggaaatggagtagtgcttacttaacaggctgagttaaataaactgtttcattacttaaaaaatttaaggcaacgagttaccttggtttttttaagtagattcaacttatccgggtttacagtgtacatgGTTTCCCCTGCCACTGCAACAGGGGATGCCCCACTGCCCCCCTCCTCCCAGCGGAAAGCCCCTGCTCCTCTCTTTAACAAAgggggaaaataaataatgacttcATTTGCCTAATTTGTGTCCGAGGTGAAATAAGGCAGCACTTTAGTTCTCTTATTCATCCTTTAGTTTCTCTTATTAAGTACAGAAGCACTGATTGGCACAGGTCATGCTTCCTTGATGTCCCAGACTAAAATGAAGGTCTCCcctgaaaacacatttatagTCTTGAACTAGGCTTACTGGCCCTAGACGTTTAGTAAAACCACAGCGGAAGCTTCTTGTGCATGTTGGCATTATATTTTTTGTCCACCAAGTCATGGGTGACTTTGGACAGGTCAACATTCAGCACTTCTTTCAGAGAAAAACTGTAACGCCAAAATAAACTTCATCTGAAAACTAACATATTTTATTGTATGAAATTTCCTTATTTTGCTTGAGGCTTAAACAAATCCCATAACCCTACATGGGTTGGTGATGACCTGGTGGTGTTCTTATACTCCCCACCAGGTACCCCCATTGGAGCTGTGCTAATAATAGTATCAATCCATCTTTAGGAGTTTCCACAGAACTTTGGCCATACAGTTTAAAGAACTTTCATTTATTGACTCAGTGAAGTGCAAAATCTGTAATAAACTTCCTTCCtggtttcttcctctgcttaTAAACAGTTAGCCTACCCACAAGCAGATGGCACCATGAAACCCTTCCCTAGACCCCCCCTGGACCAGAACATCGTGGAGAGCCAGGCTGTGGAGCATGACTACATCAACTCCACCTATTCCCGCGGTCACTTGAACCCCAGCCTTCACCACAAGAGCCACGACACCCGCGATGCCACCTTCACCCTCACCAACGTGGTCCCCCAAAAGACGGGCTCTAACGACGGGCCTTGGGTGTTCCTGGAGCAGAGTGTGAACCATACCTTGGCAACCTACTGTCTCGGAGAGGCCTACGTAGTGACTGGCATCATCCCTTACCAGAGTGACGATCACTGGCTCAACAATCACCGCGTAGCAGTGCCAGAGTACCTGTGGTCTGCCTACTGCTGCCCAAAATACAATCAAAGTCTTCCGAAAGAGCTGGAGAACACCTTTCCCACATACGCCGCCATCGGACGCAATGATCCCAACAGCAGCGAGGAGATTGTGCCTGTGAATAAGACGGCTAAGAAACAATTCAGGGGATACGATGTGAGAAAGATGTCCCTGCAAACACTTGAGATGTACCTGAAGGACAGGCTCAGTACTGTCATCAGTGTGTTTAATGAGCAGTGCAGTGGATCAGACTGATCCCGCACTGACCTCACTGTGAATGCATAATAAATACATATTAAATTCAGGACAAAACATATGACAACACTTCTGTGAGGAGAATGATGCAACATGTGCAACAGTTTGTGTGCTGCCTCCCACCCAAAAAGATGAAATATTTATGACCACTACAGAAATGCTGCCACTGAGTTGAAGTACAAACACTGTGAACCACTAGGTGGTGACCTTGTGCAATGAATGTAGCAGGTAGGAAACGGGTGTTCTTAATTGCACATTTCAGCTGAAGCTGTATCTGTATATACTGATTCAAAGAaacatcttttttatttttattttgttgattCACTAAATATGTAACCAAATGATGCCTAGCTAAATATAGTGGAAGagtcaaatcatttttttttctccagaaaaGTGAACAGAATTGTAGCTGCTTAATATCTAGTTTTAACTACTTTATATGCAGGTAAATTAGTCCTACTACTTCCTGTAGTAGAGGATCCCTGGATAGAGGGGGGTCCTGCAGTGACTGCATGttagtaaggaaaaaaaatctattatctgtttttttttttaatgttgacaATCTAATTTTGCCTCTGAACATTAAATGAATTATGAGTGACAATGATTCTGACTTTTACACCTTATAGACATATTCTTACAGAGCCTTCTGTTATATTTTTACTACTGAGCTGTTTAGTCTTTTTAAATTTGACTTGATTGTATTGCTGGTTGAGGTATTTTCTAATAGactgtgttttggctgctgtaatgcactttTGGGCTGAATAAAGGATATTTTGTCTTATTCTACAGCACAGTGATTCAATATGTGAACCGACAAATGACATAAGttgcaaaatgaataaaagatcTACAGTTGCCGTTGTGTGTGTATCATAAAATGGTCTCTACTCTCTGAATCAAAATGATGTAAAATGATCagaaagcacaaacacaatttCTACAGgtgattaaatatttaaattctgAATCTTGAAAATATATTCTAATACAGTTCTTGAGTTATTGCAGTTAATTACTTTCCACGCCTCCTAGTTTTGTTCTTAATACCCAGAACAAACTGATGAAACATAGGAAAGACTCACAATCTTACTCCACAAGTTAAAATTTCTTGgtttatgtttttcatttcaaatgatcacaaacactcatattttgtcacatcagACTTTTAAGAATTTATTGCATTTAGAGGTAATGCGGCAGCACAGTTGTACACATGGCTACACAATGATGTGTCAGAAAGGATGAATTTGACAGATATAAATCAATAGCTCAGTAAGATTGCTGCATCTGGGGACTGAAGAGCTTGTCCCAGATCTCCACCTTCATGATGGCCCTGCCCAGTGGGCACATGGTTCCCTTGATGTCCAGGCACGAGCCCTCAAAGGTGAGGCCGCTGCCCTTGGGTTCCTCCCGCACGAATCCCACCTTCTCTTTGTTGTAATACATCTCCTTGTACAGACTCTCATTGCACTCTTTGCCCTTCTTGTAGATTCCCAAGGCAAATGAGTTCTTGTACATGTTATAGTCAAATGGCACGGAGAACATGATAGCGAGGGTTTCGTCAGCTCTGTTATTTTCCCTCTTAAACAGATCATAGGTCAGCACGCCCACTGCACCTTTGGCTTTGCCTTTGCCTTTGCTGAAGTTGCACACTTCAGTGTTTTGTGGGCGCACAGTAGGTTGGGGGGGGCTGTGGCAGTTGCCGCTTTCCAggaaaacccttttttttttcccccacagtaacaaagacaagaaaaataaagaaggtAGAAGGAAGAAAAATTAGAAGATAAATTGTCAAGCAATTATTATTTGTCAAGCAGTACCTGCAGAACATTTGAACTTCAATCTGTACAGACAAAGGGAACAGACATGTACTCATTTTGGACTTACTTAGGGTCAACCAGACAGTAGTTGCTAGTGAGGTTGGTGATCTCAATGGTGACATTCCTTCGGCTTTCGACGGCCAGAGCCTCTGCGGATTCACTCATAGTGGCACTTGTAAAGCTGCAACAGAGCAGAAATGCAACCTGCAGCTCCGTTAATGAGTTTAACAGACTGTAATAAAAATGCTTAGAGCTAAATCCACAtctacaacaaaaatatttgtctGCAAACTCTTAAATAACAGAGCAGGAAAGGAGCAGCTTACCTGTGTGGATCACCTGTGTGTTGCTGGCTCGTGCTTGGGCAGATTTGAGACACTGAGTTCAACCTTCACACGGGACTTGTTGGGGAATGTGTGGCACCCAAAGGTGTCTCCACCCATATCCATCCACCCAATTCTCTGTCACTCCCTGTGTGCTGTGCCATCTTTGCCTCAAGCATGTGTGCAGAGGCGTAGCTCGGAGGGTGCAGCTAACAGAACAGAGTAACTGTAGTCTTTTGTTCTCCCTCTGCTGGATATTTGTCAAGATGGGAACTGGTTTGAGCTTTAGGGATTTTGTGTGCGCCACACCTTCAGTTTCTGGgtctgtgattttctttttcattgccTGCACGGAGAAAGGAATACACAGCACCTCTGTTGAGGGTTTAGACACTCTTAGGGTTAAGGTCATGTCTATTGAAAGGTTGATGATCAATAAAAGGTTAATAAACAGATAATTACTTATGGtctgaaaaactaaaaatgaatgGACAAAGTGTCTTGAGCAATTAACAACCCACACCAAACTaaaaaacaagagaaggaacattaaacctaaaaaagaagaagaagaagaagaagaagaaggggaggTCCGGATGTGTTATAAGTGATCCTGCACCTGTAATAGTATTGTGTTATTAtactggaagaagaagaagagttttATGATTTTCAATATAAGAAAAAATATGAGACACTGTGctgtaaaaacagcaaccaaagCATTAAACACAATTATGACAAAGATTACCTTCTAAGTATTTCTGACATGCTGTTTCTGTCATCTGCTCTGCAAAGTTTGATGTGACCTCCAAAAAAATAAGTCGGCAATAGTTAGAGATTAGAGTGCTTAATAATACAGTATGCACCCCTAACACTTAGAAGGAGAGTGCACGGATTCCGTTTCATTaaatttcaaagcttttctaTTTGCTTCAGAGCAACAGCTCCCAACAACTGCAGGATCCAAAGCCATGTTATATATTAAGTTTACATGATCCCctgtttgcagcatttggtgagCATGGGAGAAAGAACtcccttttcatttcttttcaaatACTCCAAAGAcactaaatatttttaaaatacttatttttaaacttatttgtttctctttgaTTCCCAAATTGCAAGTTTGTACTCTTTTGTTCCAGTGTGCCATTAGTAACTAGAAAGTATTTTAGGTAGTGAAAATTGAAGCCCAAACTCAGAAAAATATTATATGGCAAAACTGAATAAGTCACAGGCTTTATGCTGAAGTGCTAAGTACTTCTAATATGATTAATAATGAAGTTTTTCATTTACTTCTGCATTTGCAGTCATGTctgaagttttatttttagatcaaacaaagaaacacagaagACGAGAAAGCagttgaactgttttttttattcacctaCATGTGGACAAGGATGACAACTTGCACTTTAGTTTTCAGGAATATCTGCAAATACACTCAATCATTTCTGAGCATTTTGTTCTCACACCCAACACAAACAGACTCTTCAGCCCATCCTGTCGTACAGCTCCAGTTTAACGATAGCCTTGCCCTCATCAGACATGCAGGCCCTCACGTCCAGCGCCTTCCCCCTGTACGCCACCCCTGAGCCGTTGGCCTCGTAGCGAACAAAGTCGCTGCAGTTCTTGTCGTTGTACATGTAGTTGAACAGCTTACTGTCGACAGCTCGTGACTGCTCAAAGATGCCCACACCCAGCCAGTTCTTGTAGAAGTTGTAGTCGAATGGCACAGAGAACATGACGGCCATGATGCCATCGCAGCGGCGGTTGCGCATGTCGAACAGCTCGTAGGTCAGGACACCCACAGCGCCTGATGCTGTGTTGTCATCCTTGGTGAAAGAGCACACCTCTGTCTTATTGGTGCGCACGGTGGGCTGCGGAGGGCTGTGGGAGAAGCCACTTTCCATGTGGATCCTGAAAGACGGGGGGAGGAAGTCAGTGCACTTAGTCAACTTATAATATCCCCCTGACTGATTATGTTATTAGATATTTAATACTGGCCCTGCTGGAGGTTGAGCTAGATTAGAACATAGGGTCCAAAGGGGTTAGAGGTGACTAGGTCAGAGCCACTGTAATGTCTCTTAAATCAGACTCAACAGGATTAAATATCAATAGAAATGGAAATGTCTTTTTGTCTAGTGACCAAAAAGAACCACAAAACATCAAGTATTAAATAAAGTATTAAATACAACTAAAAGGtgacacaaaaa is a window encoding:
- the LOC115798712 gene encoding DELTA-stichotoxin-Hcr4a-like codes for the protein MSESAEALAVESRRNVTIEITNLTSNYCLVDPKVFLESGNCHSPPQPTVRPQNTEVCNFSKGKGKAKGAVGVLTYDLFKRENNRADETLAIMFSVPFDYNMYKNSFALGIYKKGKECNESLYKEMYYNKEKVGFVREEPKGSGLTFEGSCLDIKGTMCPLGRAIMKVEIWDKLFSPQMQQSY
- the LOC115798731 gene encoding endonuclease domain-containing 1 protein-like, producing MKRLLESTETHFSTGEMRRSCALLVLLFAAGCSLCAADVGDFTPCLQFFYRSWPPKGLAGTPICQHFNNSYHFATLYSRPRRSPWFSAYLYTVPAGKRPSASWKYEPQLAYPQADGTMKPFPRPPLDQNIVESQAVEHDYINSTYSRGHLNPSLHHKSHDTRDATFTLTNVVPQKTGSNDGPWVFLEQSVNHTLATYCLGEAYVVTGIIPYQSDDHWLNNHRVAVPEYLWSAYCCPKYNQSLPKELENTFPTYAAIGRNDPNSSEEIVPVNKTAKKQFRGYDVRKMSLQTLEMYLKDRLSTVISVFNEQCSGSD
- the LOC115798663 gene encoding DELTA-sagatoxin-Srs1a-like is translated as MPENAEAHSATLTTNRNCTIEITNVSSVYCLVNPKIHMESGFSHSPPQPTVRTNKTEVCSFTKDDNTASGAVGVLTYELFDMRNRRCDGIMAVMFSVPFDYNFYKNWLGVGIFEQSRAVDSKLFNYMYNDKNCSDFVRYEANGSGVAYRGKALDVRACMSDEGKAIVKLELYDRMG